One stretch of Bombus pascuorum chromosome 14, iyBomPasc1.1, whole genome shotgun sequence DNA includes these proteins:
- the LOC132914100 gene encoding myb-like protein X isoform X1, with protein sequence MELGLPNTLLPGDPRLVDHIVGEVKSQGIFDQFRKECIADVDTKPAYQNLRTRVEGSVNSFLSKQSWKPDLNKNQLRETLRKHIHEAPYLDAGVERIVDQVVNPKVYSVFMHQIEDVVYKFLGIERPKAKEKNGLCGLKDLLPKDLDPVSPESDKNSLKDVSLESMDAMEDLEIKKDIKFNEQKSLEEEISNEKGKDSISENGQVSSEEKALDESDKIFNKTGSILNLNTSGKSDDKTEEDEEDSPTFEPIDIMNLNESNNSNDSHLSGISELTSHRSRSPDFCNELSRDNFDYSNQDSQLSKVSSDSRLSIVTDFGSSNHASTPIHDPLKDEVNKDRYDVKNIKDNFKAIREYESSKNKSNKNIFELNKNKDVQDVKDSKTIKNNLSSKENSRDATDSSIKDRYEYKNNKDKSRDHESKSKSKDKNHVKDGKHHRDRSSDKKKERSHSSSKYDKYDKNKPKDKNDQPKETIDKIKDTEKDNYNKTKEDKIRETDKKDNISKEGKDLKDLYKEKIRELREKKELTEKEKLNKDNKESKSNKENKDKKDFPKDKKLYKKDHKTSSKNSSSSSHEVKTIKASEKIVDGKEKRNESKDRDKNKRDERRTSKDHMKSKNHISMKSDPPEKLDKQDAKKFIKNEKEEKIDKPEVRKDVKSNNEKVNGKKDAKNHTQSKSSTRNEKLDSKKDNKSDSQHKDKRRREEKKSKSKDDHSSLRRNSNDRRSTDRDGSNGSSSKSSQSSNSGSNIANNKSNTSTFSKETNHMTNSGSETSDNVEESHPSDLKLSFEQQSYKLDKATELHTEYKTDNTNNQEIHVKQELEFNDINLPLKKRALLGEDYSISGEMKVKKPKFAKNIHEAKKLMKIRKQIEKQKLKENKKLEKKLSEKIEQPIQTNTIHNDNVESIPDEERVQIIEIPDEEYEEPYPEKYTNLTLEERSIMMLQTEAGAKDLLETHSNLKLKLSDMELCIKKSLSETLPNKIEKESIQPPSSNIQKTLSDKKGAENSQNKESLSSSIEEADNNMIKAEEIDNSVDIYSKKKTQQQTNVSEIKIHVVPQEPNHFSIDTNKKDVSEKKEQLQLSNINTHNMTCSNNNKSIEIPTTSKFRDEDVSQDAQNSSLSNVNSCIINRDCIIKPKEQQPEAIESTLMETEDNEDCRYFKADNEKSEKFSSFLESLELIENSSLEDIIESLGGQVVSSVPKAMAPPLPKRKHSSSPLTDILLNNSNNNNDSHKKGLSLPNEEALSNIKKRKLVPKKQRLQPNICAPQGLLNGENFVMPLSPESDVSATSEKIPSSNLIKEDKGRHRSSQRYSSDDLYKPRPLFSSSSRRSRRSNQV encoded by the exons ATGGAGTTAGGTTTACCTAACACGTTATTACCAGGTGATCCACGATTAGTAGATCACATTGTAGGAGAAGTTAAATCTCAAGGAATTTTTGATCAATTTCGTAAAGAATGTATTGCCGATGTTGATACCAAG CCTGCATATCAAAATTTACGTACAAGAGTAGAAGGATCTGTAAATTCTTTCCTTAGCAAACAATCATGGAAACcagatttaaacaaaaatcagTTGAGAGAAACATTAAGGAAGCATATACATGAAGCTCCTTATTTAGATGCCGGTGTAGAACGCATAGTAGATCAAGTAGTAAATCCAAAAGTATATTCTGTCTTCATGCATCAGATTGAAGATgtagtatacaaatttttaggAATAGAAAGACCTAaggcaaaagaaaaaaatggttTGTGTGGCCTTAAAGATTTATTACCCAAAGATTTAGATCCTGTTTCACCAGAGTCTgataaaaatagtttaaaaGATGTATCTTTGGAGTCTATGGATGCAATGGaagatttagaaataaaaaaagatataaaatttaatgaacaAAAGTCACTAGAAGAAGAAATCTCCAATGAAAAAGGTAAAGATAGTATATCTGAAAATGGACAGGTTTCTTCAGAAGAAAAAGCATTAGATGAAagtgataaaatttttaataagactggtagtattttaaatttaaatacatctGGAAAATCAGATGATAAAACAGAGGAGGATGAAGAAGACAGTCCCACTTTTGAACCAATTGATATTATGAATCTAAATGAATCTAATAATTCCAATGATTCACATTTATCAGGTATATCAGAATTAACTAGCCATAGATCTAGAAGTCCTGATTTTTGTAACGAATTATCAAGAGACAACTTTGATTATAGTAATCAAGATTCACAACTAAGCAAAGTTTCTTCTGATTCTCGGTTATCTATTGTAACTGACTTTGGATCTTCTAATCATGCATCAACTCCGATACATGATCCATTGAAAGATGAAGTCAATAAAGATAGGTatgatgttaaaaatattaaagacaaTTTTAAAGCTATCAGAGAATATGAAtccagtaaaaataaaagtaataaaaatatttttgaattaaataagaataagGATGTACAAGATGTTAAAGATtctaaaactattaaaaacaatttatccTCTAAAGAAAATTCTCGTGATGCTACAGATAGCAGTATAAAAGATagatatgaatataaaaataataaagataaaagcaGAGACCATGAATCTAAATCAAaatcaaaagataaaaatcatGTAAAAGATGGAAAGCATCATAGAGATAGAAGTAgtgacaaaaaaaaagaaaggagtcATAGCAGTTCAAAGTATGacaaatatgataaaaataaacctAAAGATAAAAACGATCAACCAAAAGAAActatagataaaattaaagatacaGAAAAGGATAACTACAATAAAACAAAGGAAGataaaataagagaaacagacaagaaagataatattagtaaagaaggaaaagatcTAAAAGATCTTTACAAAGAAAAGATTAGGGAACttagagagaagaaagaattaacagaaaaagaaaaattaaataaagacaACAAAGaatcaaaatcaaataaagaaaataaagacaaAAAGGATTTTCCAAAAGATAAAAAGTTGTATAAGAAAGATCATAAAACTTCCTCCAAAAATTCTTCATCAAGTTCTCATGAAGTGAAAACTATTAAAGCATctgaaaaaattgttgatgggaaagaaaaaagaaatgaatcgAAGGACAGAGATAAGAATAAACGAGATGAGAGACGTACTTCTAAAGATCATATGAAGTCTAAAAATCATATCAGTATGAAATCAGACCCACcagaaaaattagataaaCAGGAtgcaaagaaatttataaaaaatgaaaaagaagaaaagattgaTAAACCTGAAGTAAGAAAAGATGTTAAATCAAATAATGAAAAGGTAAATGGTAAAAAGGACGCTAAAAATCATACACAAAGTAAAAGTTCAACACGAAATGAGAAATTAGATAgcaaaaaagataataaaagtgATTCCCAACATAAAGACAAAAggcgaagagaagagaaaaagtcCAAGTCAAAAGATGACCATTCTAGTTTAAGAAGGAATTCTAACGATCGACGTTCTACAGATAGAGATGGTTCAAATGGGTCAAGTAGCAAAAGTTCACAGTCTAGTAATTCTGGATCTAACATTGCAAATAATAAGTCAAATACATCAACTTTTTCTAAAGAAACAAATCATATGACTAATTCAGGCAGTGAAACATCAGACAATGTTGAAGAATCACATCCAAGTGATCTAAAGTTATCATTTGAACAACAAAGTTATAAATTGGATAAAGCAACAGAATTACATACAGAATACAAAACTGACAACACTAATAATCAGGAAATACATGTTAAACaagaattagaatttaatgatattaacCTGCCTCTAAAAAAACGAGCTTTGCTAGGAGAAGATTATAGCATTTCAGGAGAAATGAAAGTAAAGAAAccaaaatttgcaaaaaatatacatgaagctaaaaagttaatgaaaattaGGAAACAGATAGAGAAACAGaaacttaaagaaaataagaaattagagaaaaaacTTAGTGAAAAAATAGAACAACCAATTCAAACAAATACCATACATAATGATAATGTTGAAAGTATACCAGATGAAGAACGTGttcaaataatagaaataccaGATGAAGAGTATGAAGAGCCATATCCTGAGAAATATACTAATTTAACATTAGAAGAAAGATCAATAATGATGTTACAAACTGAAGCTGGTGCAAAAGATTTGTTGGAGACACATTCTAatctaaaattgaaattgtcaGACATGGAactatgtataaaaaaatcattaagTGAAACACTTCccaataaaatagaaaaggaatcTATCCAACCACCAagttcaaatattcaaaaaacaTTGTCTGATAAAAAAGGAGCTGAAAATTCACAAAATAAAGAATCATTGTCTTCTAGCATAGAAGAAGCAGACAACAATATGATAAAGGCAGAAGAAATAGATAATTCTGTAGACATAtattctaaaaagaaaacgcaaCAACAAACCAATGtatctgaaataaaaatacatgtaGTACCTCAAGAACCAAACCATTTTAGTATTGATActaataaaaaagatgtaaGCGAGAAAAAAGAGCAATTACAgttaagtaatataaatacacataACATGACGTGttcaaacaataataaaagtatagaGATACCTACAACATCAAAATTTAGAGATGAAGATGTTTCACAGGATGCTCAAAATAGTAGTCTTTCTAATGTAAATAGCTGTATAATTAATAGAGATTGCATTATAAAACCTAAAGAGCAACAACCAGAGGCAATAGAATCAACATTAATGGAAACTGAAGATAATGAAGATTGTCGTTACTTCAAAGcagataatgaaaaatcagaaaaattttCTAGTTTCTTAGAATCATTGGAATTGATAGAAAACAGTTCTTTAGAAGACATAATAGAGAGTTTAGGAGGTCAAGTTGTATCTTCAGTGCCAAAAGCTATGGCACCACCTTTACCAAAACGCAAACATTCGTCTAGCCCATTGacagatatattattaaataattcaaataataataacgatagtCATAAAAAAGGACTGAGTCTACCTAATGAAGAAGcattaagtaatataaaaaagagaaaactggTACCTAAGAAGCAAAGGCTTCAACCAAACATATGTGCTCCACAAGGACTTTTAAATGGGGAAAATTTTGTTATGCCTTTAAGTCCAGAAAGTGATGTATCTGCAACAAGTGAAAAAATACCCTCTTCAAATCTGATTAAAGAAGACAAAGG CCGGCATAGAAGCAGTCAACGTTATTCAAGTGATGACTTATACAAACCACGTCCATTATTTTCAAGTTCTTCTCGTAGAAGTAGGAGATCTAATCAGGTATAG
- the LOC132914100 gene encoding myb-like protein X isoform X2: MELGLPNTLLPGDPRLVDHIVGEVKSQGIFDQFRKECIADVDTKPAYQNLRTRVEGSVNSFLSKQSWKPDLNKNQLRETLRKHIHEAPYLDAGVERIVDQVVNPKVYSVFMHQIEDVVYKFLGIERPKAKEKNGLCGLKDLLPKDLDPVSPESDKNSLKDVSLESMDAMEDLEIKKDIKFNEQKSLEEEISNEKGKDSISENGQVSSEEKALDESDKIFNKTGSILNLNTSGKSDDKTEEDEEDSPTFEPIDIMNLNESNNSNDSHLSGISELTSHRSRSPDFCNELSRDNFDYSNQDSQLSKVSSDSRLSIVTDFGSSNHASTPIHDPLKDEVNKDRYDVKNIKDNFKAIREYESSKNKSNKNIFELNKNKDVQDVKDSKTIKNNLSSKENSRDATDSSIKDRYEYKNNKDKSRDHESKSKSKDKNHVKDGKHHRDRSSDKKKERSHSSSKYDKYDKNKPKDKNDQPKETIDKIKDTEKDNYNKTKEDKIRETDKKDNISKEGKDLKDLYKEKIRELREKKELTEKEKLNKDNKESKSNKENKDKKDFPKDKKLYKKDHKTSSKNSSSSSHEVKTIKASEKIVDGKEKRNESKDRDKNKRDERRTSKDHMKSKNHISMKSDPPEKLDKQDAKKFIKNEKEEKIDKPEVRKDVKSNNEKVNGKKDAKNHTQSKSSTRNEKLDSKKDNKSDSQHKDKRRREEKKSKSKDDHSSLRRNSNDRRSTDRDGSNGSSSKSSQSSNSGSNIANNKSNTSTFSKETNHMTNSGSETSDNVEESHPSDLKLSFEQQSYKLDKATELHTEYKTDNTNNQEIHVKQELEFNDINLPLKKRALLGEDYSISGEMKVKKPKFAKNIHEAKKLMKIRKQIEKQKLKENKKLEKKLSEKIEQPIQTNTIHNDNVESIPDEERVQIIEIPDEEYEEPYPEKYTNLTLEERSIMMLQTEAGAKDLLETHSNLKLKLSDMELCIKKSLSETLPNKIEKESIQPPSSNIQKTLSDKKGAENSQNKESLSSSIEEADNNMIKAEEIDNSVDIYSKKKTQQQTNVSEIKIHVVPQEPNHFSIDTNKKDVSEKKEQLQLSNINTHNMTCSNNNKSIEIPTTSKFRDEDVSQDAQNSSLSNVNSCIINRDCIIKPKEQQPEAIESTLMETEDNEDCRYFKADNEKSEKFSSFLESLELIENSSLEDIIESLGGQVVSSVPKAMAPPLPKRKHSSSPLTDILLNNSNNNNDSHKKGLSLPNEEALSNIKKRKLVPKKQRLQPNICAPQGLLNGENFVMPLSPESDVSATSEKIPSSNLIKEDKGSLFMKKQVT, encoded by the exons ATGGAGTTAGGTTTACCTAACACGTTATTACCAGGTGATCCACGATTAGTAGATCACATTGTAGGAGAAGTTAAATCTCAAGGAATTTTTGATCAATTTCGTAAAGAATGTATTGCCGATGTTGATACCAAG CCTGCATATCAAAATTTACGTACAAGAGTAGAAGGATCTGTAAATTCTTTCCTTAGCAAACAATCATGGAAACcagatttaaacaaaaatcagTTGAGAGAAACATTAAGGAAGCATATACATGAAGCTCCTTATTTAGATGCCGGTGTAGAACGCATAGTAGATCAAGTAGTAAATCCAAAAGTATATTCTGTCTTCATGCATCAGATTGAAGATgtagtatacaaatttttaggAATAGAAAGACCTAaggcaaaagaaaaaaatggttTGTGTGGCCTTAAAGATTTATTACCCAAAGATTTAGATCCTGTTTCACCAGAGTCTgataaaaatagtttaaaaGATGTATCTTTGGAGTCTATGGATGCAATGGaagatttagaaataaaaaaagatataaaatttaatgaacaAAAGTCACTAGAAGAAGAAATCTCCAATGAAAAAGGTAAAGATAGTATATCTGAAAATGGACAGGTTTCTTCAGAAGAAAAAGCATTAGATGAAagtgataaaatttttaataagactggtagtattttaaatttaaatacatctGGAAAATCAGATGATAAAACAGAGGAGGATGAAGAAGACAGTCCCACTTTTGAACCAATTGATATTATGAATCTAAATGAATCTAATAATTCCAATGATTCACATTTATCAGGTATATCAGAATTAACTAGCCATAGATCTAGAAGTCCTGATTTTTGTAACGAATTATCAAGAGACAACTTTGATTATAGTAATCAAGATTCACAACTAAGCAAAGTTTCTTCTGATTCTCGGTTATCTATTGTAACTGACTTTGGATCTTCTAATCATGCATCAACTCCGATACATGATCCATTGAAAGATGAAGTCAATAAAGATAGGTatgatgttaaaaatattaaagacaaTTTTAAAGCTATCAGAGAATATGAAtccagtaaaaataaaagtaataaaaatatttttgaattaaataagaataagGATGTACAAGATGTTAAAGATtctaaaactattaaaaacaatttatccTCTAAAGAAAATTCTCGTGATGCTACAGATAGCAGTATAAAAGATagatatgaatataaaaataataaagataaaagcaGAGACCATGAATCTAAATCAAaatcaaaagataaaaatcatGTAAAAGATGGAAAGCATCATAGAGATAGAAGTAgtgacaaaaaaaaagaaaggagtcATAGCAGTTCAAAGTATGacaaatatgataaaaataaacctAAAGATAAAAACGATCAACCAAAAGAAActatagataaaattaaagatacaGAAAAGGATAACTACAATAAAACAAAGGAAGataaaataagagaaacagacaagaaagataatattagtaaagaaggaaaagatcTAAAAGATCTTTACAAAGAAAAGATTAGGGAACttagagagaagaaagaattaacagaaaaagaaaaattaaataaagacaACAAAGaatcaaaatcaaataaagaaaataaagacaaAAAGGATTTTCCAAAAGATAAAAAGTTGTATAAGAAAGATCATAAAACTTCCTCCAAAAATTCTTCATCAAGTTCTCATGAAGTGAAAACTATTAAAGCATctgaaaaaattgttgatgggaaagaaaaaagaaatgaatcgAAGGACAGAGATAAGAATAAACGAGATGAGAGACGTACTTCTAAAGATCATATGAAGTCTAAAAATCATATCAGTATGAAATCAGACCCACcagaaaaattagataaaCAGGAtgcaaagaaatttataaaaaatgaaaaagaagaaaagattgaTAAACCTGAAGTAAGAAAAGATGTTAAATCAAATAATGAAAAGGTAAATGGTAAAAAGGACGCTAAAAATCATACACAAAGTAAAAGTTCAACACGAAATGAGAAATTAGATAgcaaaaaagataataaaagtgATTCCCAACATAAAGACAAAAggcgaagagaagagaaaaagtcCAAGTCAAAAGATGACCATTCTAGTTTAAGAAGGAATTCTAACGATCGACGTTCTACAGATAGAGATGGTTCAAATGGGTCAAGTAGCAAAAGTTCACAGTCTAGTAATTCTGGATCTAACATTGCAAATAATAAGTCAAATACATCAACTTTTTCTAAAGAAACAAATCATATGACTAATTCAGGCAGTGAAACATCAGACAATGTTGAAGAATCACATCCAAGTGATCTAAAGTTATCATTTGAACAACAAAGTTATAAATTGGATAAAGCAACAGAATTACATACAGAATACAAAACTGACAACACTAATAATCAGGAAATACATGTTAAACaagaattagaatttaatgatattaacCTGCCTCTAAAAAAACGAGCTTTGCTAGGAGAAGATTATAGCATTTCAGGAGAAATGAAAGTAAAGAAAccaaaatttgcaaaaaatatacatgaagctaaaaagttaatgaaaattaGGAAACAGATAGAGAAACAGaaacttaaagaaaataagaaattagagaaaaaacTTAGTGAAAAAATAGAACAACCAATTCAAACAAATACCATACATAATGATAATGTTGAAAGTATACCAGATGAAGAACGTGttcaaataatagaaataccaGATGAAGAGTATGAAGAGCCATATCCTGAGAAATATACTAATTTAACATTAGAAGAAAGATCAATAATGATGTTACAAACTGAAGCTGGTGCAAAAGATTTGTTGGAGACACATTCTAatctaaaattgaaattgtcaGACATGGAactatgtataaaaaaatcattaagTGAAACACTTCccaataaaatagaaaaggaatcTATCCAACCACCAagttcaaatattcaaaaaacaTTGTCTGATAAAAAAGGAGCTGAAAATTCACAAAATAAAGAATCATTGTCTTCTAGCATAGAAGAAGCAGACAACAATATGATAAAGGCAGAAGAAATAGATAATTCTGTAGACATAtattctaaaaagaaaacgcaaCAACAAACCAATGtatctgaaataaaaatacatgtaGTACCTCAAGAACCAAACCATTTTAGTATTGATActaataaaaaagatgtaaGCGAGAAAAAAGAGCAATTACAgttaagtaatataaatacacataACATGACGTGttcaaacaataataaaagtatagaGATACCTACAACATCAAAATTTAGAGATGAAGATGTTTCACAGGATGCTCAAAATAGTAGTCTTTCTAATGTAAATAGCTGTATAATTAATAGAGATTGCATTATAAAACCTAAAGAGCAACAACCAGAGGCAATAGAATCAACATTAATGGAAACTGAAGATAATGAAGATTGTCGTTACTTCAAAGcagataatgaaaaatcagaaaaattttCTAGTTTCTTAGAATCATTGGAATTGATAGAAAACAGTTCTTTAGAAGACATAATAGAGAGTTTAGGAGGTCAAGTTGTATCTTCAGTGCCAAAAGCTATGGCACCACCTTTACCAAAACGCAAACATTCGTCTAGCCCATTGacagatatattattaaataattcaaataataataacgatagtCATAAAAAAGGACTGAGTCTACCTAATGAAGAAGcattaagtaatataaaaaagagaaaactggTACCTAAGAAGCAAAGGCTTCAACCAAACATATGTGCTCCACAAGGACTTTTAAATGGGGAAAATTTTGTTATGCCTTTAAGTCCAGAAAGTGATGTATCTGCAACAAGTGAAAAAATACCCTCTTCAAATCTGATTAAAGAAGACAAAGG gTCTCTATTTATGAAAAAACAAGTTACCTAG